Proteins found in one Vicinamibacteria bacterium genomic segment:
- a CDS encoding protein kinase: protein MSFAAGHKLAHYELIGLIGQGGMGEVYRARDGKLGRDVAIKVLPSEFSDNPDRLARFEREAKVLASLNHPNIASIYGFQEADNRRFLVLELVEGEDLSQRLELGPVPINEAIQIAGQIAEALEEAHEKGIVHRDLKPGNVKLTPDGRIKVLDFGLAKAWTVDPGSGVAADLSQSPTITRMGTQAGVILGTARYMSPEQARGKSVDKRTDVWAFGVVLFEMLTGRELFTGETVTDALAAVLTTEIDLGALPVATQPPIRRLLRRCLERNPKNRLHDIADARIVIDEVLSGRSEESAPGALARRSGVRFTLPLAAAALAAVLGALLVLATRPDRLPPEPVRTRRLTLSGHDQQPSVSPDGRFVAFASTRDGVSQIWLKQIEVGGEQRLTEGADFRPRFAPDGNSVGFLHEDEPGRYDLYRTALLGGQPGRLVSNVNDFDWSPDGRSVAFTRQLNDVGREEVWILGVVEVDDAARERTLLELKGWILLGPRWRPDGGRIAVTRGGLSNSSGGWRLLLVDPTTGASEDLAASDGFGMISNSAWDHRGIGLLFAASPNNIGDLTGAPAAVRLLVPGAAPRTLFWSSGLFPQGGLPPQPTVFSILGSNRLIFDAFEQSQELREVDLVNGATRQLTRTLATDRQPAYSPDGRFVVFSSNRTGNLDIWLLDRESRVLRQLTDDASQDWDPGFTADGRRVLFSSSRGGNLEIWSIDLDGSNARQLSDDGVNAENPTMTAEGHWVVYSSGNPDHPGLYRVRSDGSEVSRITTGSHTTPEVSPDGRWALFVSTTGFSARVQFVEIETGRLASAAIDLGSTMRTTSISLGRGRWTRKGAALAYAGIDDRGRTGIFEQDFDPDHDTSATRRPLAGFFDDMQTESFGVAPDGSTVTLAVIRETRSLMLAEGLPDVPP from the coding sequence GTGTCGTTCGCCGCGGGCCACAAGCTGGCGCACTACGAGCTCATCGGGCTCATCGGGCAAGGCGGAATGGGCGAGGTCTATCGAGCGCGCGACGGCAAGCTCGGTCGCGACGTAGCCATCAAAGTCCTGCCCTCGGAATTCTCCGATAATCCCGACCGCCTCGCCCGTTTCGAGCGCGAGGCGAAGGTGCTCGCGTCGCTCAACCACCCTAACATCGCCTCGATCTACGGTTTCCAGGAAGCCGACAACCGGCGCTTTCTGGTGCTGGAGCTCGTGGAGGGGGAGGACCTCTCGCAGCGGCTCGAGCTCGGACCCGTCCCAATTAACGAAGCCATCCAGATTGCCGGACAGATCGCCGAGGCTCTCGAGGAGGCCCACGAGAAGGGCATCGTTCATCGCGACCTCAAGCCGGGCAATGTGAAGCTCACGCCCGACGGCAGGATCAAGGTACTCGACTTCGGCCTTGCCAAGGCGTGGACCGTCGATCCCGGCTCGGGTGTGGCGGCGGACCTGTCGCAGTCGCCGACCATCACCCGTATGGGGACGCAGGCGGGCGTCATCCTGGGTACGGCGCGGTACATGTCCCCGGAGCAGGCCCGGGGCAAGTCCGTCGACAAACGTACTGACGTCTGGGCGTTCGGTGTGGTTCTGTTCGAAATGCTCACGGGCCGGGAGCTGTTCACGGGAGAGACGGTCACCGACGCGCTCGCGGCCGTCCTTACAACTGAGATCGACCTTGGCGCGCTACCCGTCGCGACGCAGCCCCCCATCCGGCGTCTCTTGCGTCGCTGCCTCGAGCGCAATCCGAAGAATCGTCTGCACGACATCGCTGACGCTCGCATCGTGATCGACGAGGTGCTCTCAGGCAGGAGCGAGGAGTCCGCCCCGGGCGCCCTCGCGCGACGCTCCGGCGTTCGCTTTACTCTCCCTCTCGCGGCGGCGGCGCTCGCGGCCGTCCTGGGAGCGCTCCTCGTGCTTGCCACGCGTCCGGACCGGCTGCCGCCCGAGCCGGTGCGCACTCGGCGGCTGACCTTATCGGGTCATGATCAGCAGCCCTCGGTCTCTCCCGACGGCCGTTTCGTAGCCTTCGCCTCGACCCGGGACGGCGTCTCCCAGATCTGGCTCAAGCAGATAGAAGTAGGCGGCGAGCAGAGACTGACCGAAGGAGCGGACTTCCGTCCCCGCTTTGCCCCCGATGGCAACAGCGTAGGCTTCCTGCACGAGGACGAGCCAGGCCGCTACGACCTCTATCGGACGGCTCTGCTCGGCGGTCAGCCGGGCAGGCTCGTGTCGAACGTCAACGACTTCGACTGGTCACCGGACGGACGTTCGGTCGCGTTCACCCGTCAGCTCAACGACGTCGGTCGCGAGGAAGTCTGGATCCTGGGGGTAGTGGAGGTCGACGACGCCGCGCGGGAACGGACCCTGCTCGAGCTGAAAGGGTGGATCCTGCTCGGCCCGCGCTGGCGTCCGGACGGCGGCCGGATCGCCGTCACCCGGGGAGGATTGAGCAACTCCTCCGGTGGATGGAGGCTACTGCTCGTCGACCCGACGACCGGAGCGAGCGAGGACCTCGCGGCTAGCGACGGATTCGGCATGATCTCGAACAGCGCCTGGGACCATCGCGGCATCGGGCTCCTCTTCGCGGCGTCACCGAACAACATCGGCGACCTGACCGGAGCCCCCGCCGCGGTTCGTCTCCTCGTGCCAGGAGCCGCTCCGAGAACCCTTTTCTGGAGCTCGGGGCTCTTTCCACAAGGCGGCCTCCCCCCTCAACCCACGGTGTTCTCAATCCTGGGGTCGAATCGACTCATCTTCGATGCCTTCGAGCAGAGCCAAGAGCTCCGCGAGGTCGATCTCGTCAATGGAGCCACCCGTCAGCTCACCCGCACACTCGCCACTGATCGGCAGCCCGCCTACTCTCCGGATGGACGCTTCGTCGTCTTCTCGTCCAACCGCACCGGCAACCTCGATATCTGGCTCCTCGATCGGGAATCGCGAGTGCTGCGCCAGCTCACCGACGACGCGTCTCAGGATTGGGACCCGGGGTTCACCGCGGACGGCCGACGAGTGCTGTTCAGCTCCTCGCGCGGCGGCAATCTCGAGATCTGGAGCATCGACCTCGACGGGAGCAACGCCCGTCAACTGAGCGACGACGGCGTCAACGCGGAGAATCCGACGATGACCGCTGAGGGACATTGGGTGGTCTACTCCTCGGGCAACCCGGACCATCCGGGTCTATACCGTGTCCGTTCCGACGGTTCGGAGGTATCACGGATCACCACGGGAAGCCACACCACGCCCGAGGTCTCACCCGACGGGCGCTGGGCGTTGTTCGTTTCAACGACGGGATTCTCGGCCAGGGTTCAGTTCGTGGAGATCGAGACCGGCCGCCTGGCTTCGGCGGCCATCGACCTGGGCTCTACGATGAGGACGACGAGCATCTCACTCGGCCGCGGGCGCTGGACGCGGAAGGGAGCCGCGCTGGCCTATGCCGGGATCGACGATCGGGGGCGCACCGGCATCTTCGAGCAGGACTTCGATCCCGACCACGACACCTCCGCGACCCGGCGACCGCTAGCGGGCTTCTTCGACGATATGCAGACCGAGTCCTTCGGAGTCGCCCCCGACGGCTCGACGGTCACGCTCGCCGTGATCCGTGAGACCCGTAGCCTCATGCTCGCCGAGGGTCTCCCCGACGTTCCCCCGTGA